The stretch of DNA ttacgtaattcgtaacttcccttccgtaactccaaataattacgtaattccgtaaatccgtaaattacgtgcaagcctacttaGTATTATTACCTGGGCGCAGTGGATAACCTTCTCTCAATTTGTATGGAGCTTTTTGTGTGATGCTGTAAAACTCTGGGGTCATCCCGAACTGATTCCAAACTTCAAAATAATTCAGTAGCGTCTTGTAAGCATTCTCTATGTCTCCAACCATAGTCTGAAAATATCATGATTTTGGGGGTGGCGAGTCTTTTTTAGGCATATAACACTGTAGAAATAGTCCAACAACGTTATTTACACAATGGTTACCTGAAGACCTGGCCAGAAAGCTTCTAATGATTGGAATATTGGTATTGTTACAGCTCCTGATTTCATATTAACCCACATATACCAGTCACCCTGTTTAACGTATTTTTCAATTGATGGCATATGTTCTGAAATGTAATAGAATATTGACATTTGATATTACAAACGAGCAATGTTTTGGTCTGAATAAAAACTGCATTGACAACTCTGAGACAGTTCAATCTGGAAGAAAAAACGAGGGAAAACCAGTCAAGAATACTTCATAACATTCGCCGAATAGGATAAAATATCTGTTAAGGCACCCTAAAAACCCCTCTGGCTGTGccactgcttgtggttattgaTATGTGACATACAAAGAACATGGGGAGGAAATGAATACCACAGACTTGATATTGGCAATATGGAACAGACGGTACCAGGCTAACCAAATGACGGAGTTTGCTACATTATTAACCTTACTTTTAAACATTGTCATTAAATCTGTACTTCTTAATAAATTTGCTCCTTTCACCATGTATTCGAAATATGAATCCACACCAGCACCAACACCAGAATCAACTGCAGTCCATACACCAGTCAGTACATTTATATGATTCCCAacctgaaacaaaaaatacaatgaaattaCAATCAAGAGCTAAGGAATTAGAAGTTGTCAAATGCTTGTAGGTGCTTGTATTGCTGTGTGAGTGAAGATAAGagtaattttgtttattcaGAAACATTAGCctacttcaaatttgaaaattaggaAATCTCATTTTTCACCGATAGATATAATTTAAACATGGTCTTATTTACTAATAATaatagaacaaaatatttaaacactATTAGTTTATTGCAAGGTatgcaaattttcaacaattcAGGGCAATTCCATCATAAATACATTTCTAATTCACACTTTTCATACAACTCCAGACCAGTGGTTCTCTAACACAGTTCCGCAGAACCCTAATGGTCCGCAAATACAGTGCAGGAGTTGTGCATGCTTATATTTTCAAATCCGACGACTGACAGTCCATATTATTATATGTACAGCCCATGTATAACCAAATACAtgggtatatatattatataatataccgTAATCAATAAAAATGTGTTTCACTAATGTTTCAAGAAAGATGTCAGGTGTTCTGCATCATATTGTTGTTTCCTTTTTTGCACGGCATATTTTATGACAAGATGACAAAAATTCATATGATCAAACATACATATATTCAATTACAAAGGGGCTCCCCAAAGCCTCTGGTAGATTATTTTCTTTGAGTTCCGCTCCTccaaaaagattgaaaatcaCTGCCAAAAACTAATAGTTCAATTCTACATAGTTATAAACTTACTAGTCCAATTTTAGAAGCCATTGAATGAAGACTAAACATAGCTCTCATGgctttattttcataaatactttTCCCAGTTAATCTTGATAAAGTGCCAAACTCTACAATATAAGTTCCAACAGCTGCAGTACAAGTCTCCGGTGTTTCATTAGGATCAACTCCATGCAATAAATTTACTGTTCCATAAGGCATCCCTGTTGGTGTGTTGAATGCTAAATTGAAAAgcaatttgattcaaaatatgttcatTATTTTCTTAATTCAAGAAGGAAAACAAGTGAGTGAACTGTAACTTTGTGAGACACAATACAATAATACATCACagcaaaaacaagattttaaatAACACCTGGtaataacttttgtgcaaatctTTCTGCTAGTCTCAGTAGTGGACCATTACATGGCCAGTCATCTTCAACTGCAACTCCCATATGTCTTGACATTAGATGAGCAGAGAGAAGACCACCGATAACTGCAATACAAAAATGATTTGAGCTCAAATCAGCAAACAAAGAAAGCAGGGAtgtcctgaagtatgcgcaccaagatggcgcacaacctgaactcatgttgtgtaccagattagggtttaggttatgcgacatcttggtgcgcatacttcaggagtaccgaaagcAGACTGTTTTGCTATGATGGAACAGTACATCAAACACGTAACACTCACCTCTGATATTAGTTTCGAATACTGAAACATTGACATCTTTATTGGGATTGAGAGTTTCAGCAACAACATTCGCAACTCTTTGAAATTCTGTGTTGTTGCCCATAACCTAAAATGAACAAATGTAAGGGTTGTTCAAAcgaattgaattttgataaacaaaaaaaacgtaaaaattagaattggacaacctattaaacTTGGGTACCAGATGAATATGTGTTTTatagtaaaataatattgaaagttAAAGAAGTCTAGATGAGTCAAAATTTCCCAATTTGACAATCTAACTATGGCCCAGACTGCGCAATatgtttcatattcattcaCCAGTTATGACACGGCAATGGCAATACCCAAAATAATCATTTAGTTAACGGTAagtattataaattaaaaattcattcatttttcacTCATATGAGCAATTATAAAATCTTATCACAGAAAGTACCAGAGCAACAATATTGGCCATACTCCGAGTGTGTCTAATGCATCAACGAGAGTCAAAGAATAGTTTCCCCATGTATTCACTCCATCACATGTCAGAGGTCGAAGTTCATCGTGGGGGTATGCATGGTGTACATAGCCATTGTAAGCGAAATAAAACATTTCTTTGGTTCTTTGcctaaaaaaaaatacaacatggATAAATATACCATGTCCTCTACATGTAATGAAGTCTTGAATTTTGGGCAAATGAACTTTAAACTAATGATCAATTGTGTCTCCAAAAAGTCAAGCAAAATTTAGGTTTGGAGTTTTCATAAATTACCATCAATGGGGATAACCGGGCCTACCCAATAAGATGAAATGATTGG from Styela clava chromosome 14, kaStyClav1.hap1.2, whole genome shotgun sequence encodes:
- the LOC120341173 gene encoding ER degradation-enhancing alpha-mannosidase-like protein 2 isoform X2 produces the protein MANIVALVMGNNTEFQRVANVVAETLNPNKDVNVSVFETNIRVIGGLLSAHLMSRHMGVAVEDDWPCNGPLLRLAERFAQKLLPAFNTPTGMPYGTVNLLHGVDPNETPETCTAAVGTYIVEFGTLSRLTGKSIYENKAMRAMFSLHSMASKIGLVGNHINVLTGVWTAVDSGVGAGVDSYFEYMVKGANLLRSTDLMTMFKKHMPSIEKYVKQGDWYMWVNMKSGAVTIPIFQSLEAFWPGLQTMVGDIENAYKTLLNYFEVWNQFGMTPEFYSITQKAPYKLREGYPLRPELIESILYVYKATKDPLLLQMGKQILHAIETTAKTECGYATIKDVRDHTLENRMESFFLAETTKYLYLLFDPDNFLHNTGKQGHVVTMKDGSKCVVEAGGYIFNTEAHPISPAALHCCYKRHVDVEEITQFINDLDENSYSERTSKLKYNHKRKHKFKHNVWKNKTIVNNDSRLVCPAPPHHLRLNMYGEVYVGD
- the LOC120341173 gene encoding ER degradation-enhancing alpha-mannosidase-like protein 2 isoform X1 codes for the protein MKFRLRDCLYICCWCIYILFVAVFAQYEFTKDEVDNMRQRTKEMFYFAYNGYVHHAYPHDELRPLTCDGVNTWGNYSLTLVDALDTLGVMGNNTEFQRVANVVAETLNPNKDVNVSVFETNIRVIGGLLSAHLMSRHMGVAVEDDWPCNGPLLRLAERFAQKLLPAFNTPTGMPYGTVNLLHGVDPNETPETCTAAVGTYIVEFGTLSRLTGKSIYENKAMRAMFSLHSMASKIGLVGNHINVLTGVWTAVDSGVGAGVDSYFEYMVKGANLLRSTDLMTMFKKHMPSIEKYVKQGDWYMWVNMKSGAVTIPIFQSLEAFWPGLQTMVGDIENAYKTLLNYFEVWNQFGMTPEFYSITQKAPYKLREGYPLRPELIESILYVYKATKDPLLLQMGKQILHAIETTAKTECGYATIKDVRDHTLENRMESFFLAETTKYLYLLFDPDNFLHNTGKQGHVVTMKDGSKCVVEAGGYIFNTEAHPISPAALHCCYKRHVDVEEITQFINDLDENSYSERTSKLKYNHKRKHKFKHNVWKNKTIVNNDSRLVCPAPPHHLRLNMYGEVYVGD